A genomic segment from Peptococcus niger encodes:
- a CDS encoding stalk domain-containing protein yields the protein MKRKRWLQKMLGVGLAIALVAGSTPAFADPTYTEYGIYVQKPASVAGDRFYHGAKFEPKTGSYLGIFAQGDNTLNNDNASAESGEWFLHTTERVLGRDHATYLLYINYDQGESLDHYASYMKEAKRIGAKGIQLGLEVANANAIQNDDNLRRQAKALQSYGIPIFLRFNSEFNLTDGSNGWQSWGPELYKEKFRIIADVMHQEAPNVVMCWCPNDWPIGSEVAWYPGDQYVDWVGVSSYPVFNANGTPQQGNTWMDRFREIYDRYGAKKPIFITEGAAMPNIEGTTDLSLKNVAAYEIQRFYAGAARRYPNLKMVVYWNHNEPGARMVHGVVTDVPELLQAYKTAVSDPYYLSNVGAGSSYYYEKVEKTTLSGKEKISSYVNDVNHRIDHVDYYVNGQYAAQAKFPSYEATVDFTPWQGKPIQLKADYWSEQGTLVTSKTVNVGGGNAGSSASSQTSSKQEIPVYYNGKRIQLAYQPIIWNNYTYLPVRFVGEAVHANVDWDNATRTVIAKRGNNTLKFHPDAVEFEKNGMKQVANTPVIIRENRAFVPLRSLAEGLDLSIQWNNGERAVYISEK from the coding sequence ATGAAAAGAAAGCGTTGGTTGCAAAAAATGTTGGGGGTTGGTTTGGCGATTGCCTTGGTAGCGGGTTCAACACCGGCTTTTGCTGATCCAACATATACAGAGTATGGCATTTACGTACAGAAGCCTGCGTCTGTAGCTGGGGATCGTTTTTATCATGGTGCCAAGTTTGAGCCCAAAACAGGCTCTTATTTGGGTATATTTGCACAAGGTGACAATACCTTAAATAATGATAACGCTTCAGCTGAATCCGGTGAATGGTTTTTGCATACGACAGAAAGGGTGCTTGGTAGAGATCACGCCACCTACCTCTTGTATATTAATTATGACCAAGGTGAGTCCTTGGACCATTATGCTTCCTATATGAAAGAAGCGAAACGTATTGGCGCTAAAGGCATTCAACTGGGCTTAGAAGTTGCCAATGCAAATGCTATCCAAAATGATGACAATTTACGTCGTCAAGCCAAAGCTTTACAGTCTTATGGCATTCCTATTTTCTTGCGTTTTAACAGTGAATTCAATTTGACGGATGGCTCCAATGGCTGGCAAAGCTGGGGACCGGAACTTTACAAAGAGAAATTCCGCATTATTGCTGATGTGATGCATCAAGAAGCGCCTAACGTGGTTATGTGCTGGTGTCCGAATGACTGGCCTATTGGAAGCGAAGTGGCTTGGTATCCGGGAGACCAGTATGTTGATTGGGTTGGTGTATCCAGCTATCCGGTATTCAATGCTAATGGCACACCGCAACAAGGCAATACTTGGATGGATCGTTTCCGCGAGATTTATGATCGTTATGGCGCAAAAAAACCCATTTTTATTACAGAGGGCGCAGCGATGCCGAATATTGAAGGAACAACGGATTTATCGCTTAAAAATGTTGCTGCTTATGAAATTCAACGTTTTTACGCAGGCGCTGCCCGTCGGTATCCGAATTTAAAAATGGTTGTTTACTGGAATCATAATGAACCTGGTGCACGTATGGTTCATGGTGTTGTCACTGATGTTCCGGAACTCTTACAGGCCTACAAGACCGCTGTCAGCGATCCGTATTACTTGAGCAATGTTGGTGCGGGAAGTAGCTACTATTATGAAAAGGTTGAGAAAACAACCCTATCCGGAAAAGAAAAAATTTCCAGCTACGTGAATGATGTCAATCATCGGATTGACCATGTGGATTATTATGTGAATGGACAGTATGCTGCACAAGCAAAATTCCCAAGTTATGAAGCAACCGTTGATTTTACGCCTTGGCAAGGGAAACCCATTCAACTGAAAGCAGATTATTGGTCTGAACAGGGAACGCTTGTTACATCAAAAACTGTCAATGTAGGTGGAGGCAATGCCGGCAGTTCGGCTTCAAGTCAGACGTCTTCTAAGCAAGAAATTCCCGTATATTACAATGGGAAACGCATACAATTAGCTTATCAGCCGATTATCTGGAACAATTACACATATCTTCCGGTGCGTTTTGTAGGAGAAGCGGTTCATGCAAATGTTGATTGGGATAACGCAACGAGAACAGTTATTGCAAAACGTGGTAACAATACCTTGAAATTTCATCCTGATGCGGTTGAATTTGAAAAGAATGGCATGAAACAGGTTGCCAATACGCCTGTAATCATTCGTGAAAATCGTGCTTTTGTTCCTTTGCGGTCTTTGGCAGAAGGGCTTGATCTTTCTATTCAGTGGAACAATGGTGAACGTGCGGTATATATTTCTGAAAAGTAA
- the hrcA gene encoding heat-inducible transcriptional repressor HrcA: MGITERQERILEHLICDYVDSAEPVGSRTLSKKKDLGVSAATVRNDLSDLEEAGLVMAPHTSAGRIPTDEGLTYYITHLLPVRLAEQHGTDPFGIGQWLTAGKLNDDNMRLALVDWLAKTAGLPAMLYLPALAPEEQAVLARLNLIFLAPGRALLVMVTDDEQVNSELVDMPLSIGEKEMLIIEGLLNHYLRGLPLHYWRAPLAEFLQQQEGDLACFARHVIDRLGEAISHDGRRVVYVSGTLKLLDQPEFRNPDSLRRVLNALEQEETVPNLLASISGSAPVIRLGVELPDDALDDCAMVCTAYHIGRQRGHLGLLGPKRMNYLISARLLQTTVQVLEEAFRDKAMLVPEHQNDLAPLLHSFAWQLRDIRS, translated from the coding sequence GTGGGCATTACGGAACGACAAGAACGCATACTGGAGCATTTGATCTGTGATTATGTGGACAGCGCGGAACCGGTTGGCTCACGAACCCTGTCCAAGAAAAAAGACCTGGGGGTCAGCGCGGCCACCGTCCGCAATGACTTATCCGACTTGGAAGAGGCGGGGCTGGTCATGGCACCGCATACCTCTGCAGGGCGGATCCCAACAGATGAAGGCTTGACCTATTACATAACGCACTTATTGCCGGTGCGGTTGGCTGAGCAACACGGGACAGACCCCTTCGGTATCGGTCAATGGCTGACCGCCGGGAAGCTCAATGATGACAACATGCGCCTGGCTTTGGTGGACTGGCTTGCAAAAACGGCCGGCCTTCCGGCCATGCTCTACTTGCCGGCCTTGGCGCCGGAAGAACAAGCGGTTCTGGCTCGGTTGAACCTGATCTTTCTGGCGCCGGGACGGGCGCTTTTGGTGATGGTCACCGATGATGAACAGGTGAACAGCGAACTGGTGGATATGCCGCTGAGCATTGGCGAAAAAGAGATGTTGATTATTGAGGGCTTGCTCAACCATTATTTGCGTGGCTTGCCACTGCACTATTGGCGGGCGCCGCTGGCGGAATTTTTACAGCAGCAGGAAGGCGATTTGGCCTGCTTTGCGCGCCATGTGATTGACCGCCTGGGCGAAGCCATCTCTCATGACGGTCGACGGGTGGTTTATGTAAGCGGTACGCTGAAACTTTTGGATCAGCCGGAGTTCCGCAATCCGGACAGTTTGCGCCGGGTGCTCAATGCCTTAGAACAGGAAGAAACAGTACCAAATCTCTTGGCCAGTATTTCCGGTAGCGCTCCGGTTATCCGCTTAGGCGTAGAATTGCCGGATGATGCCCTGGACGATTGTGCCATGGTTTGTACGGCTTATCATATCGGTCGCCAACGCGGCCACCTGGGCCTTTTGGGCCCAAAACGAATGAATTATCTCATAAGCGCTCGCCTTTTACAGACGACGGTTCAAGTCTTGGAAGAGGCATTCAGGGACAAAGCGATGCTGGTTCCGGAACATCAAAATGATCTGGCTCCCCTTTTGCATTCCTTTGCCTGGCAATTGCGCGATATTCGATCATAG
- the grpE gene encoding nucleotide exchange factor GrpE: protein MRDEAVDKETLTADAQAAADPADHQDPEERVDAQTNTEAEASDQAEASDQAETPEAEPDKASDTRYLRLLADFDNYKRRTQREKAEIYQYANESLIKDLLPVLDAFDMALQTAPAEDDETHKSVMTGLEQIQRQLLSVLEGAGLSRIAGAGEPYDPVYHEAIMVVDDAEAPANTIIDELRAGYQFKDKVLRPTVCRVSGNS, encoded by the coding sequence TTGCGCGATGAAGCTGTTGACAAAGAAACACTGACCGCCGATGCCCAGGCTGCTGCGGATCCGGCGGACCATCAAGACCCTGAAGAAAGGGTTGATGCTCAAACCAACACGGAGGCAGAGGCTTCAGATCAGGCAGAAGCTTCAGATCAGGCTGAAACGCCTGAAGCCGAACCAGACAAGGCGTCCGATACCCGTTATTTGCGTCTGCTGGCAGATTTTGACAACTATAAAAGACGGACCCAGCGGGAAAAGGCCGAGATTTACCAATACGCCAACGAAAGTTTGATTAAAGACCTCTTGCCGGTTTTAGACGCCTTTGATATGGCCCTGCAAACCGCACCGGCGGAAGATGACGAGACCCATAAAAGCGTCATGACCGGCCTGGAGCAGATCCAGCGGCAGCTTTTATCGGTCCTGGAAGGCGCCGGCTTGTCTCGAATCGCCGGAGCAGGTGAACCCTATGACCCGGTTTATCACGAGGCCATTATGGTGGTTGACGATGCAGAAGCACCGGCAAATACCATTATTGATGAGTTGCGCGCCGGCTATCAATTTAAAGATAAGGTGCTGCGCCCCACCGTTTGTCGGGTAAGCGGGAACAGCTGA
- the dnaK gene encoding molecular chaperone DnaK has protein sequence MGKVIGIDLGTTNSCVAVMEGGEAVVIPNTEGNRTTPSVVGLNNSGERLVGQVAKRQAITNPHNTVASVKRHMGTDYKAHMGDKEYTPQEISAMILQKLKSDAEAYLGETVTQAVITVPAYFSDSQRQATKDAGKIAGLDVLRIINEPTAAALAYGVDKESEDQKILVFDLGGGTFDVSLMEIGDGIFEVLATSGNNRLGGDDFDKKVIDWAVDNFKKDTGIDLSADKTAMQRLKEAAEKAKMELSTVTTSNLNLPFISMDANGQPQHMDLTLTRAKFDELTADLVEKTMSPSRQAMSDAGISAGDIDKVILVGGSTRMPSIQEAIKKLTNKEPYKGINPDESVAIGAAIQGGVLVGEVKDVVLLDVTPLSLGIETLGGVMTKIVERNTTIPVSRSQVFTTAADNQTSTDIHVLQGEREMAANNKTLGRFSLMDIPPAPRGIPQIEVTFDIDANGIVNVSAKDKGTGKSQRITIQSNSGLSDEDIDRMVKDAEENAEADKKMKEAVDTRNNADSLLFQTDKALKDAGETVEAADKEAIENAQKDLRTALEGDDTEDIKAKTEALTQALYKMTEKMYAAAQAQANAQAEAQGENGGATGEDGTFDADYTEVNEDDK, from the coding sequence ATGGGAAAAGTTATCGGTATTGACTTAGGAACAACCAACTCTTGCGTTGCCGTTATGGAAGGCGGGGAAGCCGTCGTCATTCCAAATACGGAGGGCAACCGGACAACGCCTTCAGTGGTCGGGTTAAACAACAGTGGTGAACGCTTGGTCGGTCAGGTGGCCAAACGCCAGGCCATCACCAACCCGCACAATACGGTCGCTTCTGTTAAGCGCCACATGGGGACGGATTATAAGGCCCATATGGGGGACAAGGAATACACACCCCAGGAAATTTCTGCGATGATTTTGCAAAAATTAAAAAGCGATGCAGAAGCCTATCTGGGCGAAACGGTGACCCAGGCGGTGATTACCGTCCCGGCTTATTTTTCCGACAGCCAACGTCAAGCCACCAAGGACGCCGGTAAAATTGCCGGTCTGGATGTCTTGCGCATTATCAACGAGCCGACAGCTGCCGCCTTGGCCTATGGCGTTGATAAAGAATCGGAAGATCAAAAAATCCTGGTCTTTGACTTGGGTGGCGGGACCTTTGACGTGTCCCTGATGGAAATTGGTGACGGGATTTTTGAAGTTTTGGCCACCAGCGGGAACAACCGTTTAGGCGGGGATGACTTTGACAAGAAGGTCATTGACTGGGCAGTTGATAACTTCAAAAAAGACACCGGCATTGACCTTTCTGCTGATAAAACAGCCATGCAGCGCTTAAAAGAAGCCGCTGAAAAAGCCAAGATGGAACTGTCCACGGTGACCACCTCCAACTTGAACTTGCCCTTTATTTCCATGGACGCCAACGGTCAACCGCAACACATGGACTTGACCCTGACGCGGGCCAAATTTGACGAACTGACCGCCGATTTGGTTGAAAAAACCATGAGCCCCTCTCGCCAAGCCATGAGCGATGCAGGCATTTCGGCCGGCGATATTGACAAGGTCATCCTGGTTGGTGGGTCCACCCGGATGCCCTCCATTCAGGAAGCCATCAAGAAACTGACCAATAAAGAACCCTACAAGGGCATCAACCCGGATGAAAGTGTGGCCATCGGTGCCGCCATCCAAGGCGGGGTCCTGGTCGGCGAAGTAAAAGATGTGGTGCTTTTGGACGTGACGCCCTTGTCCCTGGGGATTGAAACCTTGGGTGGCGTAATGACCAAGATTGTCGAACGCAACACCACCATCCCCGTATCCCGCAGCCAGGTCTTTACCACCGCTGCCGACAACCAAACCTCTACGGACATTCATGTCCTCCAGGGGGAACGGGAAATGGCTGCCAACAACAAGACCTTGGGCCGGTTCAGCTTAATGGATATTCCGCCGGCTCCGCGCGGCATTCCGCAAATTGAAGTGACCTTTGACATTGACGCCAACGGCATTGTGAACGTTTCCGCAAAAGACAAGGGGACCGGTAAGAGCCAGCGGATCACCATTCAATCCAATAGCGGCCTGTCCGATGAAGACATCGACCGGATGGTCAAGGATGCTGAAGAAAACGCTGAAGCGGATAAGAAGATGAAGGAAGCTGTTGATACCCGCAACAATGCGGACAGCCTGCTCTTCCAGACCGATAAGGCCTTGAAAGATGCCGGCGAAACGGTAGAGGCTGCGGATAAAGAAGCCATTGAAAATGCGCAAAAAGACTTGCGCACGGCCTTAGAAGGCGACGATACCGAGGACATTAAGGCAAAAACAGAAGCCTTGACCCAGGCCCTCTATAAAATGACCGAAAAAATGTACGCCGCTGCCCAGGCCCAGGCCAACGCTCAGGCCGAAGCACAAGGCGAAAACGGTGGCGCCACCGGTGAAGACGGCACCTTTGACGCCGACTACACCGAAGTGAATGAAGACGATAAATAA
- the dnaJ gene encoding molecular chaperone DnaJ produces the protein MADQRDYYEVLGVDKDASEQDIKKAFRKKARKYHPDVNPDDKEAEKRFKEVNDAYETLSDPQKRQQYDQFGPDGPQFGGFGGQGPGGAGFGGDFGDIGDIFNMFFGGGAGGYGQRQNGPRRGNDLRADLLIDFETAVFGGKETITVARHKVCDTCHGSGAKPGTSPHTCSRCGGTGRVISAQQTPFGRIQTQSTCPECGGSGEIIDEPCPSCSGQGMRRETVTLDVTIPAGVDNGNRLRMQGEGEAGEHGGPAGDLFIYIRVKPHPVFERVDNDIHMEQPINVAQAALGDEIEVPTLEGRLKFKIPAGVQSGTRFRLKGKGIKGMRSFGRGDQYVTVVVETPKGLTDEQKELFTKLSESLDRKELYTDQKNRSSAKTTGDKDDGKSWFGKFKDTVNDIFQDDEDEAGPQDKQ, from the coding sequence ATGGCCGATCAGCGCGATTACTATGAGGTGCTCGGGGTCGATAAAGACGCCAGCGAACAGGATATTAAAAAAGCCTTTCGCAAAAAAGCGCGTAAATATCACCCCGATGTCAACCCCGACGATAAAGAGGCGGAAAAGCGCTTTAAGGAAGTCAACGACGCCTATGAAACCCTCTCTGATCCCCAGAAGCGGCAACAGTACGACCAGTTTGGGCCGGACGGCCCGCAATTCGGCGGCTTCGGCGGACAGGGACCGGGCGGCGCCGGCTTTGGCGGCGACTTCGGGGATATCGGCGATATTTTCAACATGTTCTTCGGCGGCGGAGCCGGCGGCTATGGCCAACGGCAAAACGGTCCGCGACGGGGCAATGACTTGCGTGCAGACCTGCTGATTGATTTTGAAACGGCCGTTTTTGGTGGGAAAGAAACCATCACCGTGGCCCGGCATAAGGTCTGTGACACCTGTCACGGCAGTGGGGCCAAGCCCGGCACCAGCCCCCATACCTGTTCCCGCTGCGGTGGCACGGGCCGGGTGATCAGCGCGCAACAGACGCCCTTCGGGCGGATCCAGACCCAGAGCACCTGCCCGGAATGTGGTGGCAGCGGTGAAATCATTGATGAACCTTGCCCATCTTGTAGCGGCCAGGGCATGCGGCGGGAAACGGTTACCCTGGATGTTACCATTCCTGCCGGCGTGGACAACGGCAACCGCCTGCGGATGCAAGGCGAAGGTGAGGCCGGCGAGCACGGCGGCCCGGCCGGTGACCTCTTCATCTATATTCGGGTTAAACCGCACCCGGTTTTTGAACGTGTTGACAACGATATTCATATGGAGCAGCCTATCAATGTGGCCCAAGCTGCTTTAGGGGATGAGATTGAAGTGCCGACCCTGGAAGGACGGCTGAAATTTAAAATCCCCGCCGGCGTGCAGAGCGGCACCCGGTTCCGGCTCAAAGGGAAGGGCATTAAAGGCATGCGCAGCTTCGGCCGCGGTGACCAATACGTGACCGTTGTTGTTGAGACGCCGAAGGGCTTGACCGATGAGCAGAAAGAGCTCTTTACCAAGCTTTCTGAAAGTCTAGACCGCAAAGAACTCTACACAGACCAGAAAAATCGGTCGTCCGCTAAAACGACCGGCGATAAGGACGACGGCAAAAGCTGGTTTGGTAAATTTAAAGATACGGTCAACGATATTTTTCAAGACGATGAGGACGAAGCAGGTCCTCAGGACAAGCAATAA
- the glpK gene encoding glycerol kinase GlpK, with the protein MSYIIALDQGTTSSRAIIFDHQQTIVDVRQNETRQYFPHPGWVEQDPQDIWATTFGVLQETLAATGIDPKAIDALAITNQRETTIVWDKKTGKPVYNAIVWQCRRTADRCAELVQKGYKALFAEKTGLVIDAYFSATKLAWILDEVDPDRKRAKAGDLLFGTVDTWLLWKLTEGRVHATDYTNASRTMLFNIHDLCWDEEILSILNIPKAMLPEVHPSSYAFGEAHLGRNVMVPVAGMAGDQQAALFGQTCWSPGEAKNTYGTGCFLLMNIGQQPIISQKGLVTTIAAGVDERPTYALEGSIFVGGAVIQWLRDTLHILDEAADSDFFATKLDNNEGVYLVPAFVGLGAPYWDMYARGTMFGLTRGTGRAHMIRAALEAIAYQTHDVLEAMSAESPVDIKTLQVDGGAAGNDFLMQFQADVLNVPVIRPDVLETTALGAAMLAGLQVGLWKDLADLAGHRRINRRFTPTMSSEDRNKNITGWKEAVRRTLSDID; encoded by the coding sequence ATGTCATATATTATTGCTTTAGACCAGGGGACAACCAGTTCCCGTGCCATTATATTTGATCACCAGCAGACCATTGTGGATGTGCGCCAAAATGAAACGCGCCAATATTTTCCGCATCCGGGCTGGGTGGAACAGGACCCGCAGGATATCTGGGCAACGACCTTCGGCGTTTTACAAGAAACTCTGGCGGCGACAGGCATTGACCCAAAGGCCATTGATGCCCTGGCCATCACCAACCAGCGGGAAACCACCATCGTTTGGGATAAAAAAACAGGTAAGCCGGTTTACAACGCCATCGTCTGGCAGTGCCGGCGTACGGCCGACCGGTGTGCAGAATTGGTGCAAAAAGGCTATAAAGCTTTATTTGCCGAAAAAACCGGTCTGGTCATTGATGCGTATTTTTCCGCTACCAAATTGGCCTGGATTTTAGATGAAGTAGACCCGGATCGGAAGCGGGCAAAGGCCGGTGACCTCCTCTTCGGCACGGTAGACACCTGGCTTTTATGGAAGCTTACAGAAGGTCGCGTCCACGCCACAGACTACACCAACGCAAGCCGCACCATGCTCTTTAATATTCATGACTTGTGTTGGGATGAGGAAATTTTATCTATTTTAAACATTCCCAAGGCCATGCTGCCGGAGGTTCATCCGTCATCCTATGCCTTTGGGGAAGCCCATTTGGGGCGGAACGTCATGGTGCCGGTGGCCGGTATGGCCGGTGACCAACAGGCGGCGCTTTTCGGGCAAACCTGTTGGTCGCCCGGTGAGGCCAAGAATACCTATGGGACCGGTTGCTTTTTGTTAATGAACATCGGCCAGCAGCCAATTATTAGCCAAAAAGGCCTGGTCACCACCATTGCCGCCGGTGTAGATGAAAGGCCCACCTATGCCCTGGAAGGGTCCATCTTTGTTGGAGGAGCGGTCATTCAATGGCTGCGAGACACCCTGCACATTTTAGATGAGGCGGCAGACAGCGACTTTTTTGCCACCAAATTGGACAACAATGAAGGCGTCTATTTGGTGCCGGCCTTTGTCGGCTTGGGGGCTCCCTACTGGGATATGTATGCACGCGGTACCATGTTCGGCCTAACCCGGGGGACCGGCAGGGCCCATATGATTCGCGCCGCCTTGGAAGCCATTGCCTACCAGACCCATGATGTGCTGGAGGCCATGTCCGCTGAAAGCCCTGTTGATATTAAGACCTTACAAGTGGATGGCGGCGCTGCGGGCAATGACTTTCTCATGCAATTTCAGGCAGATGTTTTAAATGTACCGGTGATTCGACCGGATGTGCTGGAAACCACCGCCTTAGGCGCCGCTATGTTGGCCGGCTTGCAGGTGGGCCTTTGGAAAGACCTGGCAGATTTGGCCGGCCATCGGCGGATCAATCGCCGCTTTACACCGACCATGTCTTCGGAAGACCGCAATAAAAATATTACCGGTTGGAAAGAAGCCGTGCGGCGCACGCTCAGCGATATTGATTAA
- a CDS encoding YeiH family protein, with product MSQETRKTSRFSNLWLKEDYWAVWIGLGTILIALLIYKLGGSIGPLGVGFEAFDNFSVVPGQLAGLIPHLILLYVVLAIIFAVAIKIMGHSIPQFLKGFTLLYVMAIIVQILGSWNPAKALNLEAPVLALIIGMIIGNFVKIPAWFDAALRTEFYVKIGIVLMGATLPFTLILSSGPVAFLQATFIAVTTFLTIYFVGTRIFGLDKRFAATLGAGGSICGVSASIAIGSSVNAEKNHVSISISMVVVWATIMVFFLPIMSHLLGLTPGEAGAWIGTSEFADAAGIAAAAQFGDAGITSFTLMKVVGRDMFVGIWAFILAIVSVTKWEAHEGGVKPGAGVIWERFPKFVLGFFIASFIMTAVTVGITPEVNDAINAAIIGPIKSLRTWSFVFCFLCIGLTTRFKELASVGMKPVGAFSIGVLVNVLLGFLFSVLILGHYWTNITQVFAG from the coding sequence ATGAGTCAAGAAACACGTAAAACCAGTCGTTTTTCCAACCTCTGGTTAAAAGAAGACTACTGGGCCGTTTGGATCGGCTTAGGCACCATTTTGATTGCATTACTCATTTATAAACTCGGTGGGAGTATTGGACCACTGGGCGTTGGTTTTGAAGCATTTGATAATTTTTCTGTGGTTCCTGGTCAATTAGCAGGTCTTATTCCGCATTTGATTCTATTATATGTGGTCTTGGCAATTATTTTTGCCGTTGCCATTAAGATCATGGGGCATTCTATCCCTCAGTTTTTAAAAGGCTTTACGCTCTTGTATGTTATGGCGATTATCGTGCAGATTCTCGGTTCTTGGAATCCGGCCAAGGCTTTAAACTTGGAAGCACCGGTTTTGGCCTTGATCATCGGGATGATCATCGGGAACTTTGTTAAAATTCCGGCCTGGTTTGATGCTGCCTTGCGCACGGAATTTTACGTTAAAATCGGGATTGTGTTAATGGGGGCAACCTTACCCTTTACCCTTATTTTGTCCAGCGGCCCGGTGGCCTTCTTACAGGCAACCTTTATCGCTGTGACCACCTTCCTCACCATTTACTTTGTCGGTACGCGTATTTTCGGCCTGGACAAACGCTTTGCTGCAACCCTGGGCGCCGGCGGCTCCATCTGCGGGGTATCTGCCTCCATCGCCATTGGTAGCTCTGTCAACGCTGAGAAGAACCACGTCTCCATCTCCATTTCCATGGTTGTGGTCTGGGCGACCATCATGGTCTTCTTCCTGCCGATTATGTCCCACCTCTTGGGCTTAACCCCCGGTGAAGCCGGTGCCTGGATTGGGACGTCTGAATTTGCCGATGCGGCCGGTATCGCTGCCGCTGCACAGTTTGGCGATGCAGGGATTACATCCTTCACCTTAATGAAGGTTGTCGGTCGTGATATGTTTGTCGGAATCTGGGCCTTCATTTTGGCCATCGTTTCCGTTACCAAGTGGGAAGCCCACGAGGGCGGCGTTAAACCTGGCGCCGGTGTCATTTGGGAACGGTTCCCAAAATTTGTTTTAGGGTTCTTCATTGCTTCCTTCATCATGACCGCTGTGACGGTCGGCATTACGCCGGAAGTGAACGATGCCATCAATGCCGCCATCATTGGGCCAATCAAGAGCTTACGGACCTGGTCCTTTGTCTTCTGCTTCCTGTGCATCGGGTTGACGACACGGTTCAAGGAACTGGCTTCCGTCGGGATGAAACCGGTCGGCGCCTTCTCCATTGGGGTGCTGGTCAATGTTCTTTTAGGCTTCCTCTTCAGTGTGTTGATTTTAGGCCACTATTGGACAAACATCACTCAAGTGTTTGCCGGTTAA
- the infC gene encoding translation initiation factor IF-3: MSKELRVNEGVRCREVRLIGDQGEQLGVMHPRDAMKVAGERGLDLVEVAPGAKPPVCRIMDYGKYKYEQRKKEREAKKNQKTIDVKEVKLRPGIEDHDFNTKVRNAARFLGDGNKVKITIMFRGREITHPEIGRELCERVAQDVSEIAKVEKAAKVEGRNMTMMLVPQEHNTDKKNK; the protein is encoded by the coding sequence ATAAGTAAAGAACTTCGTGTAAATGAGGGTGTCCGCTGTCGCGAGGTCCGCCTGATCGGCGATCAGGGCGAACAGCTGGGGGTTATGCATCCCCGCGATGCCATGAAAGTCGCCGGGGAGCGCGGATTGGATTTGGTGGAAGTGGCACCGGGCGCGAAGCCGCCTGTTTGCCGCATTATGGATTACGGCAAGTACAAATACGAACAACGTAAAAAAGAACGCGAAGCTAAAAAAAATCAGAAAACCATTGACGTCAAGGAAGTTAAACTGCGTCCGGGGATTGAAGATCACGACTTCAATACCAAGGTGCGCAATGCCGCCCGTTTTCTCGGTGACGGCAATAAAGTTAAAATTACCATTATGTTCCGTGGCCGCGAAATTACGCATCCGGAGATTGGCCGTGAGCTTTGCGAGCGGGTCGCTCAAGATGTTAGTGAAATCGCTAAAGTGGAAAAGGCAGCTAAAGTTGAAGGCCGAAATATGACCATGATGCTGGTGCCTCAGGAACATAACACCGACAAAAAGAACAAGTAA
- the rpmI gene encoding 50S ribosomal protein L35 produces MPKMKTHRGAAKRFSRTGTGKIKRNHAYTSHILEKKSPKRKRNLRKSAIMFKGDAKRIDQLI; encoded by the coding sequence ATGCCTAAGATGAAAACACACCGCGGTGCTGCCAAACGTTTTTCCCGCACCGGAACCGGTAAAATTAAAAGAAACCATGCTTACACCAGCCATATTCTGGAGAAAAAATCTCCGAAACGTAAGCGTAATTTGCGCAAAAGCGCCATCATGTTTAAGGGTGACGCCAAACGCATCGATCAACTGATCTAA
- the rplT gene encoding 50S ribosomal protein L20 — MARIKRGVNARKKHRKILKQAKGYYGSRSRVFRVANQAVMKSGQYAYEHRRLRKRDFRRLWISRINAAARLNDMSYSTLIHGLKEAGIDINRKMLADLAVNDEKAFADLCGMAKESL, encoded by the coding sequence ATGGCTAGAATTAAACGTGGCGTCAACGCCCGCAAAAAACATAGAAAAATTTTAAAACAGGCAAAAGGTTATTACGGCAGTCGGTCTCGGGTTTTCCGGGTAGCCAACCAGGCGGTTATGAAAAGCGGCCAATACGCTTACGAACACCGTCGTTTGCGCAAACGTGATTTCCGCAGACTGTGGATTTCCCGGATCAATGCGGCAGCTCGCTTGAACGATATGAGCTACAGCACCCTGATTCACGGCTTAAAAGAAGCCGGTATTGATATCAACCGTAAAATGCTTGCCGATTTGGCGGTAAATGATGAAAAAGCATTTGCCGATCTTTGCGGTATGGCAAAAGAAAGCTTATAA